GATCGGTaaacaaataaatgaaaaaaatgataCCGCATTTTGCTTGGAACATTGTGAATAAATGAAATCTACTCCGTATATCATAACACATATAGCTCCTGTCTTCAACGGAAAATCATATAGCCATGAACATTTTGTATGAACCATCATGATCATTTCCCACAGAATGTAGATCATCTTTCCTACTTATAAAGTtttgagttggtggtcgtgaATTCACTCCTTCCTAACATTTTTCTTGTCGCTCTTGACAAGTAGATTTTACAAACCCATGAGTTAAAACTTTAACTCATAATCATCCCTTACAAAACTTCTGCTGATGTCTTTTCTCTTCAATTTTCATGAATTTGGATTCAGAGTTCTAATTTAGAAAAGCCTATCATCAAGTTTTATGACATTGTTTTAAGCAAACTATCGTGTAAAGGCTATCATCAAACTTTATGACGTTCGTTCGTAAGCTGACTATCATGTTCTATtatttatttgtatttttttctgaTGATTTCGTAACAAAACACCGGCAAAAGGTAGTTTTTTTAAACGAAGTTGCTTTGTACCCTCGTCATCGTCTCCGCAATTCCGCATTCACCGCCCATGGCCTCCTCGTTCCCACATTCTACTGCTCGAACCTTCATGGCGGTGTTCTACGATAGTGTCCACTGGTTGTCTCGCTTTCAAGTCCTTGGAGGTGCTCGTGTGAAGGTTACATGCTCGACAAGATCACATACGAATGGCCTTCAACCTCTCCGGCGAATCGGCGgcgcacccgccgccgcccgcacaCCTCCCAGCCCCAACCAGTCCAAGCAAGCAAGCCGACGGCCCAACTCTTCCGGTCCTCCCCCCGCGCGTTGCGGGGCgagcaccaccagcagcacgCCGCCGAAGCATCCGGCTCCATCGCTGCGCACACaactttctttcctttctctctGGCAAACGCGCGCCCCCCCTCCCCtcgcctccctctctcccttccATTCCTCCCCCCACTACTAAAATTGGCGCGCCGGGTTAACTACCACCGTCCGTGCGTGCACGGCGCTGGGACCGCGGGCCACAcggcggggcgggggcggggggacgaggaggacggcgcGGCGTGCGGCAATGGCGTCCGGCACCTGGCGCAAGGCCTACGGCGCGCTCAAGGACTCCACCAAGGTTGGCCTCGCCAACTTCAACAGCGAGTACAAGGTCAGCCCCGCCGGTCCTCAACCTAGAAATGCTTCTTCTTATTTGATTGGCCTGCAGATTGACATGTTCATTGCTTCTTTGTCGTAAGTTCCTGTTTGGTTTCTGATCTTTGCAGGATTTGGATATCGCCATGGTGAAGGCGACGAACCACGTGGAGTGCCCGCCCAAGGAGCGGCACCTCAGGAGTGAGTGCTCTCTGTTCTTGGCAACGCAATGCAACCTCTGATTGGGTGGGATGTGAACCTTCCATGTCCATGCCTATTTCAAAAAAGCATTACTAGGTTTGTCTTTTTGATGGCTGCAGAGCTACTCTATGCGACCTTGGTAAATCGCCCGCGAGCTGATGTCGCCTACTGCATATGTACATTGGCGAGGAGATTGTCCAAGACCAAGAATTGGATAGTGAGTCTTGTTCCTTACTTGTATTATGTGAATGATGATCCTAGCTTGATTCAAATCATATAGTATATGCCCCTGTTCTTTCTTAGTTTCCCTTGTGAGATGAATGTCGCTGAGATATATCCAATTGTTGCATAAAAAGGGCAAGTATTAACCAATGTGTTTGCCGCAGGTTGCATTGAAAACATTGATAGTGATACATAGATTATTGAGAGAAGGTGATGGGACATTCAAAGATGACTTCTTGACCTATTCATATAGAGGAAATATTTTGCAGATTCCACACTTCAAGGATGACTCTAGCCCATTAGGTTTGTTCATTGTGCATTGTTCTGAATTGCAGCAACCAAAGTAGCTCTCAGTGTTCTGTTTTGATATCTGAAGTGATGCTCTCCTACCTCCTTTTGTCAGCATGGGATTGCTCTGCTTGGGTTCGCCTGTATGCATTCTACCTAAACGAACGGGTGGAGTGCTATAGGGTTCTAAAATACGATGTTGAAGCTGATCGTCTAATGAGATTACCCCAGGCTTCGGGCAAGGTAATATCGGGATACTGATTGTTTTGCATCTTTGACACCATTGCAATTTACTGATTTGGTTTTTATCCTTGTAATGTCGCAATCTGACAAATTTCTCCCAGGCACACAGTAGAACAAGAACCCTTCCATGCAGAGATCTTTTAGATCAGTTGCCTGCACTACAGAAACTACTTCTGAGGCTTATTTCCTGCCAGGTTTGGTTTTCGTAAGATCTCATACACCtctgttatttttctttcctttcgtTCATCTTTTTCATCAGTGCAGCCCGATGGTTCAGCTTGCACAAATTACCTTGTACAATATGCATTAGCCCTTGTAAGTTTCAAACTTGTTGTGAAAAAGCTTCTCTTTTTTACTTTAAGTTCACAAAATAGTGTATTTCTTACTGATCTCACGGAGGTTTTACGGGCCTAAGGTTCTGAAGGAGAGCTTCAAAATATACTGTTCAATCAATGATGGCATCATCAATCTTGTTGACATGGTACACTAACAATTCTTCTGGACACATCCTACGTCTTATGCATATGGCATATGTTCATAATCAATTCATGAACATAAGTTCAGTTTCTTGTTTCTCTTGCATGAATAGTATTTTGATATGCCAAAAGTTGATGCTATCAAGGCCCTTGAAATTTATAAAAGAGCTGGCCAGCAGGTACATAAAGTTCGAAATCTATTTCGTGTACATTGTGGGTTGAAGTGTAATTTAATTAACCAGTCTTTTGGACTCCATGCTGTGGTTTTGCATATTTCACAGGCAGAAAGGCTTTCGGCCTTTTATGACCACTGCAAACGTCTTGACCTGGCCAGGACTTTCCAGTTTCCTACTTTGAGGCAGGTATGCCCATTCATTGATTCATCCATATGTTAGTAGCCCCCATATTGACTAAAGTAGGCTCAGGAAGGAGAAAATACATGATACTCATTATGCCATAACTTGTTTATTTGTGTAAATATGGTAGTCGGTCCCAATTGACAATTTCGTACAGTTGCCTTCAGAGTTGAAATTTTCTTGGCTATTCCTAATTATCCATTTTAGTTCGTTATTGTTCACTGCCGGGTTACAAGATTAGATATTTAGTGAAATGTTGATGAGTTACCAACATGCAGCcaccttcttctttccttATAACGATGGAAGAGTACATCAGAGAAGCACCGCGTACAAGCATCACGAATAAGGGTGTGGTGAGTGCATTCACGGTTAGTAAAACTGTAAAGGAAAAGAAGTGAAGAGACTGGATGAGGGTCTACTATTGTTGTGTTAATTCTTGCTGTTGCTAAACCAGGAAAATGAGGAGCAGAGTTTACCTAGTGACCACGAAGATGAAGCTCCACAGGAAACCGAGAAACCGGCGgaagaggaaaaggaagagCTTGCAGAGCCTGAAGAAGAGCCACAGTTAACTGCTGAGCTctcagaagaagatgaaccaCAGTCATTTCCCACCACTGGGGATCTATTAGTAACTCCAATCCATTATGTTCTGTTTTCATTCCAAATCAGTGCCTGTTTCGTTGAATCTTATGCGCTTAAGCCTGCACTACTTGCAGAACTTGGATGAAGAATTACACCCCATGATTGCAAATCTTGAACAAAGCAACGCACTTGCTCTTGCTATTGTGGCACCAGGTATGTACTGTGGATTTAGTCTCCAGTTAGTCTTTCCACTTAACTGATTAAACAAAACCGTACAATTAGCCGTTATGTTGCCAAGGACTACGACTCATGATCCAACAAGTTTCGTCTGGATCAGTGTTATCTCGTGTCTCAATAATGTTTTTGGTCTATAAAAGTTGTGTCTGCTGCTAAATACTGCAATTTGAGTAATGTAGGGAGTGAGAATCAGGCCTCAACTTCTCAAGACTTGTTTGCAATCGACAAATCTGGGTGGGAATTGGCACTGGTCTCTGCACCAAGTAACCATACAAGTCAACCAGCTGGCATCCAATTGGTATGCACATCTTGCTATCTTTAGATCCAATCTCTTCATAATGTTTCAGACAGCTCATTAGTAGTAGAAGAGATGGTCACAGATTATGGTTCAGTTTGCAGTTGTTGAACCGTGTTGTGCTGAACAGCGTAATCAAGTTAGTTACAAGCATTCTTTTACTACTCCAGTAAGATTTTTCTGTTAcattaaaagaagaagattcatTCAATCAACACAGAGAAACAAAGAAGTGATTTTGAAAAGCCACCATAATACCAACCACAGCCTGTAACTGAATGCAAGTGAAAATTATCATAGGTGAATAATTCATCTGCATTTGCTCAACAGGCTGGAGGGTTTGATAAGCTGCTGCTAGACAGCCTATATGAAGATGAGGCAAGGAGACATCAAATAGCAAGCGTGACCTACACAGGAGGCCTTGTGGCAAACCCATTTGATCCCAAGGACCCATTCGCCATGTCCAACAGCTTCGCGCCGCCATCGAATGTGCAGTTAGCTATGATGGCTCAGCAGCAACAGTATTACCAGGCACAGCAGCAGGAGTACTTCCAGgtgcagcaacaacagcaaatGGTGATGATGCCACCACAAACATaccaacagcagcaggctCAGTATTCCACGAATGCCGGATTATCCAACCCATTTGGTGATCCTTTCAGTGGTCTCGTTGCGATGGCCAATCCACCAAAGCAAAGCAATTCAAATTTAGCCTGAATTGCTGCACATTCTTTATTGTATCTTCCTCTAATCTTCCTCTAATCCAGTTTTGAGGAGCAACTTGTATAGTCTGAAACATTTTGATACTGTACCTCGATGATGTATTGTACAACTAACATTTGGAAACTGATATGACCATTTGAATGCCAGTATATTACACAGTTTTGACTATCATGCACATCTCAGGGAATACAGGAGCATGTTTACCATCTTACATTTTAGAAAATATCACATGCGAACTATTCCCTACACCACGCCAAACAAGTCACGTAATATGACAAGAAATGGGTGGTTCGAGAAATGGCGTTACTGATATCGTATTGGTGAGTGTTACAAATGATCGGAGAAGATGACATGAATTCAGTAAGTTCTTATTTCCCATAAACAGGTCATGAATCCATAGGTTTTACATATTTACAATAGCAGAGAACAATAGGCAAAACATAAACAGACAAGCCTTTCTTGCTTCATCCAGTGCAAACAACAACTAGTTCCTCCAATTTATTCCTCTTCAGCTGGATCTGCCGCATCCTGGTTTGATCCCTCCGCTTCATCGGAAAAGCATCCTGCATGACCAATTAATCCACAGGTGAGCCACAGTTCTAAGCAAAGACGCAAGAACACAGTGTGATCAATTGACCATTGTTCACCGAGTACACAGATACTACACAGGCAAGCTACATCAGCTTGGATTGCAGAACAGAGCAAAAAACTCTAGTTCAAAAAACTGTTCTGAATCGCGTTTCAGAACTATCAATCAGCATGGATAAAAGCGATATCCGGGGAAATGGGGATCTCGGATCCCTCACCGTCGACGAAGTAGGTCGAGCAGGGGTATCCgcgggaggagaaggcgacgGCGCGCGCCTCCTCGTCGGAGAGcccgcggggcggcggcgggggcagcaTCCCtatcccgccgccgcgggtgacgagctcgaggaggccgagcgcggcgccggcggggcggggcggcgcgaaGTAGGACGTCCCGGGCCGGAACGGCGCCCACTCGGGCTCCGACATCCgggccatggcgccgtcgaTGGCCTCCTCCAGCCGCCGCTTCAGCGCGCTGGCCCCCTCCGCGGACGACGCCGTCGACGCCCCGTCCACCTCCAGCACCACCGGCCGCCGCGTGTGGTGGGCCCGCCGGCCCAggcggcccgccgccgcctgccctcCCCCCACCAGCCGCCGCGCCAGCaggcccgccgccgtccgtgAGCACAGCGCTCGCGCCATCCTAGTAAGCCGCGGTGGTCGGAACTTgttgaagaagaagcagccgCTCCCGTGGGTGCCGTGGAGGTGTCGCGAAAGGTCTCTGGGAGggcgggcggaggagccggTGGTAAATATAGCGGCCCGCCCGGGGCCTCTCCGCAAATAGGTCGGTGTACCGCCCACGCTTCCGTCTCGGGGCCGGAATTGGTTAAATGTTTTCAAAGACGGTTTTGCCCCccggaaaaaaacaaaaccacGGGCTGTCTCTCTCGCCGCCTGTTTTGGCTACGAACCCCTCAGGGGTTGCTCGTAAATAACAAGATAAGAGAGGGGCTTAGTGGAGAAAATTAACTCTTCTCGTCTTGAGTCTTGACCTTCTTCTCTAACACGCAAAGCTTTCTTTCTCCTGTGTGGCGGCGCCGGGAAACTTATCGGGAGCTAGGGTTTACGGCGGGCGGAGATGTCGGCGTACGACGAGGTGGAGATCGAGGACATGGAGTGGAACGCGGAGCTGGGGGCGTACACGTACCCGTGCCCCTGCGGCGACCTCTTCCAGATCACGCTCGCGGACCTCCGCCTCGGGGAGGAGATCGCGCGATGCCCGTCCTGCTCGCTC
This is a stretch of genomic DNA from Brachypodium distachyon strain Bd21 chromosome 1, Brachypodium_distachyon_v3.0, whole genome shotgun sequence. It encodes these proteins:
- the LOC100843438 gene encoding putative clathrin assembly protein At5g57200 isoform X2, whose product is MASGTWRKAYGALKDSTKVGLANFNSEYKDLDIAMVKATNHVECPPKERHLRKLLYATLVNRPRADVAYCICTLARRLSKTKNWIVALKTLIVIHRLLREGDGTFKDDFLTYSYRGNILQIPHFKDDSSPLAWDCSAWVRLYAFYLNERVECYRVLKYDVEADRLMRLPQASGKAHSRTRTLPCRDLLDQLPALQKLLLRLISCQPDGSACTNYLVQYALALVLKESFKIYCSINDGIINLVDMYFDMPKVDAIKALEIYKRAGQQAERLSAFYDHCKRLDLARTFQFPTLRQPPSSFLITMEEYIREAPRTSITNKGVENEEQSLPSDHEDEAPQETEKPAEEEKEELAEPEEEPQLTAELSEEDEPQSFPTTGDLLNLDEELHPMIANLEQSNALALAIVAPGSENQASTSQDLFAIDKSGWELALVSAPSNHTSQPAGIQLAGGFDKLLLDSLYEDEARRHQIASVTYTGGLVANPFDPKDPFAMSNSFAPPSNVQLAMMAQQQQYYQAQQQEYFQVQQQQQMVMMPPQTYQQQQAQYSTNAGLSNPFGDPFSGLVAMANPPKQSNSNLA
- the LOC100843438 gene encoding putative clathrin assembly protein At5g57200 isoform X1, with protein sequence MASGTWRKAYGALKDSTKVGLANFNSEYKDLDIAMVKATNHVECPPKERHLRKLLYATLVNRPRADVAYCICTLARRLSKTKNWIVALKTLIVIHRLLREGDGTFKDDFLTYSYRGNILQIPHFKDDSSPLAWDCSAWVRLYAFYLNERVECYRVLKYDVEADRLMRLPQASGKAHSRTRTLPCRDLLDQLPALQKLLLRLISCQPDGSACTNYLVQYALALVLKESFKIYCSINDGIINLVDMYFDMPKVDAIKALEIYKRAGQQAERLSAFYDHCKRLDLARTFQFPTLRQPPSSFLITMEEYIREAPRTSITNKGVVSAFTENEEQSLPSDHEDEAPQETEKPAEEEKEELAEPEEEPQLTAELSEEDEPQSFPTTGDLLNLDEELHPMIANLEQSNALALAIVAPGSENQASTSQDLFAIDKSGWELALVSAPSNHTSQPAGIQLAGGFDKLLLDSLYEDEARRHQIASVTYTGGLVANPFDPKDPFAMSNSFAPPSNVQLAMMAQQQQYYQAQQQEYFQVQQQQQMVMMPPQTYQQQQAQYSTNAGLSNPFGDPFSGLVAMANPPKQSNSNLA
- the LOC100826206 gene encoding uncharacterized protein LOC100826206 — protein: MARALCSRTAAGLLARRLVGGGQAAAGRLGRRAHHTRRPVVLEVDGASTASSAEGASALKRRLEEAIDGAMARMSEPEWAPFRPGTSYFAPPRPAGAALGLLELVTRGGGIGMLPPPPPRGLSDEEARAVAFSSRGYPCSTYFVDGCFSDEAEGSNQDAADPAEEE
- the LOC100828064 gene encoding diphthamide biosynthesis protein 3, with the protein product MSAYDEVEIEDMEWNAELGAYTYPCPCGDLFQITLADLRLGEEIARCPSCSLFLTVVYSAEDFADAKEPPAPQPVAVA